In the Desulfatiglans sp. genome, one interval contains:
- a CDS encoding putative addiction module antidote protein produces the protein MKKLTDKYEDNLKKDLLDPSEAAEYLNAALEDGSKEVFLMALKDIADAKGISEIARKTKLNRENIYRILSTQGNPKLKSLNSVRHSVGLKLSIEVEKQL, from the coding sequence ATGAAAAAATTAACAGATAAATATGAAGACAATCTCAAAAAAGATCTTCTTGATCCTAGCGAAGCTGCGGAATACTTGAACGCTGCATTGGAAGATGGTTCTAAAGAAGTTTTTTTAATGGCCTTGAAAGACATTGCAGATGCAAAGGGTATTTCTGAAATAGCACGTAAAACAAAACTTAATAGGGAAAATATTTATCGTATCCTTTCAACACAAGGCAATCCGAAATTAAAAAGCCTAAATTCTGTCCGTCATAGTGTTGGTTTGAAGTTGTCTATAGAAGTAGAAAAACAGTTATGA
- a CDS encoding DUF615 domain-containing protein, with the protein MKRQGPDNSSFFEDEEGIEAPPSRTRLKKDDHARQDIGERLTRLSDKELERIDLSDEIRDAVIFARKISSHGAKKREIKHIGALLRHVDTAPIEKMLDHISQYPNRKKDE; encoded by the coding sequence ATGAAAAGACAAGGGCCGGACAATAGCAGTTTTTTTGAAGATGAAGAGGGCATTGAGGCGCCTCCAAGCAGGACAAGGCTTAAAAAGGATGATCATGCAAGGCAGGATATCGGTGAGAGGCTTACAAGGCTTTCGGATAAAGAGCTGGAGCGGATTGATCTATCCGATGAAATCAGGGATGCGGTGATATTTGCCCGAAAAATCTCTTCACACGGTGCAAAAAAAAGGGAGATAAAACATATTGGCGCTCTGCTGCGGCATGTGGACACAGCGCCAATAGAGAAGATGCTTGACCATATCAGTCAGTACCCAAACAGGAAAAAGGATGAATAA